One stretch of Xiphophorus hellerii strain 12219 chromosome 21, Xiphophorus_hellerii-4.1, whole genome shotgun sequence DNA includes these proteins:
- the crispld1a gene encoding cysteine-rich secretory protein LCCL domain-containing 1, with amino-acid sequence MRCLRGVSVLLLAQASMSMVMLPNSTGWERMLDKYLDEDGDWWQAKQRGKRAITSSDSQLILDLHNKLRGQVYPPASNMEYMVWDTELERTAEEWAETCLWEHGPAGLLPQIGQNLGVHWGRYRPPTSHVQAWYDEVKDYSFPYPQECNPYCPFKCSGPVCTHYTQLVWATSSRIGCAINLCYNMNVWGQVWEKAVYLVCNYSPKGNWWGHSPYKHGTPCSSCPPSYGGGCKDNLCYKVEDDRSNPPLEETEESNFIEPGGPRGTKPWTRASKPAPPSLPAPAPAPTEPPTEDLQKNEVVNIQQMSQLVTCDTKLRDQCKGTTCNRYECPAGCLDATEKVVGTVHYEMQSSVCRAGLHAGVIDNDGGWLDVTRQGRKNYFIKSNKNGVQSLGKYHSANSFTVSRVAVKAITCETTAEQLCPYEKPSRHCPRLYCPRNCLEENPRLSRVIGTKIYSDKSSVCRAAVHAGVIRNGVGGYIDVMPVDKRNHYISSYQNGIFSESLQNPPGGKAFRVFSVI; translated from the exons ATGAGGTGTCTGAGAGGCGTGTCCGTGCTCCTGctggcccaagcctccatgtcCATGGTGATGCTTCCAAACTCCACAGGATGGGAGCGGATGCTGGACAAGTATCTGGATGAGGACGGAGACTGGTGGCAAGCCAAGCAGAGGGGGAAGAGGGCCATCACCAGCAGTGACTCTCAGCTCATCTTGGACCTGCACAACAAGCTCCGAGGCCAGGTCTACCCCCCTGCCTCCAACATGGAGTACATG GTGTGGGACACAGAGCTGGAACGTACTGCTGAGGAGTGGGCAGAGACCTGCCTGTGGGAGCATGGTCCTGCGGGCTTACTCCCACAGATTGGGCAGAACCTGGGTGTGCATTGGGGAAG GTATCGGCCCCCTACGTCCCATGTGCAGGCCTGGTACGATGAAGTGAAAGATTACTCCTTCCCTTATCCTCAAGAGTGCAATCCCTACTGCCCGTTCAAATGCTCCGGACCTGTTTGCACACATTACACACAG CTGGTATGGGCCACTAGCAGCCGAATTGGCTGTGCCATCAACCTCTGCTACAACATGAATGTGTGGGGACAAGTTTGGGAGAAAGCTGTATATCTGGTCTGCAACTATTCACCAAA AGGAAATTGGTGGGGACATTCCCCCTACAAACATGGGACTCCATGCTCTTCTTGTCCTCCAAGCTACGGAGGAGGATGCAAGGATAATCTGTGCTACAAAG TTGAAGATGACAGATCTAACCCACCACTGGAGGAAACAGAGGAGAGCAACTTTATTGAGCCAGGGGGCCCTCGAGGAACGAAACCCTGGACTCGGGCCTCCAAACCTGCACCTCCCAGCCTCCCTGCCCCAGCCCCGGCCCCCACCGAGCCCCCCACAGAGGACCTGCAGAAGAATGAAGTGGTCAACATTCAGCAGATGT ctcaGCTCGTCACCTGTGATACCAAACTGCGAGATCAGTGCAAAGGAACAACATGTAATAG GTACGAGTGTCCAGCTGGATGCCTGGATGCAACAGAAAAAGTGGTTGGAACAGTGCACTATGAAATG caatcGAGTGTGTGCAGAGCTGGTCTACATGCTGGCGTCATAGATAACGATGGGGGCTGGTTGGACGTGACAAGGCAAGGCAGAAAGAACTATTTCATCAAATCCAACAAGAATGGAGTCCAGTCTCTCGG AAAATATCACAGTGCTAACTCCTTCACAGTTTCCAGAGTGGCAG ttaAAGCCATTACATGTGAAACCACAGCTGAACAATTGTGTCCATATGAAAAGCCTTCAAGACACTGTCCAAG ATTATATTGCCCAAGGAACTGTTTAGAGGAGAACCCTCGCCTGTCCAGAGTCATTGGTACCAAAATATACTCTGAT AAGTCCAGCGTATGTCGGGCAGCTGTCCATGCTGGAGTCATCAGGAACGGTGTGGGTGGATACATAGATGTGATGCCAGTGGACAAGCGGAATCACTATATTTCCTCATATCAAAATGGGATTTTCTCTGAGAG